A window of the Lactuca sativa cultivar Salinas chromosome 7, Lsat_Salinas_v11, whole genome shotgun sequence genome harbors these coding sequences:
- the LOC111880786 gene encoding probable serine/threonine-protein kinase PBL23 produces MQNRCLHHFLFTDARDVAKPLSWETRIKIMIGIARALAYIHSLDNQVVHRDVKTTNIWLDKEFNAKLGGFDLAKFGPKTGENDATTCIKGTFAYMAPEYAFKGLVSVKSDIYSFGVVLLETLTGHRALEFDFGLVKWATSVLADISELKKIIDPYLGQNYPVEGAFECVALALTCVAVDPKYRPSSEEVLMNLERIYVIKR; encoded by the exons ATGCAGAATCGATGTCTTCACCACTTCTTATTCACAG ATGCACGAGATGTTGCGAAACCACTTTCCTGGGAAACAAGAATTAAGATAATGATAGGAATAGCACGTGCACTCGCTTATATACATTCTTTAGACAATCAAGTCGTACACCGTGATGTTAAAACAACTAATATATGGTTGGATAAG GAATTTAATGCAAAACTAGGGGGGTTTGATTTGGCAAAATTTGGACCAAAAACAGGAGAAAATGATGCTACTACATGTATAAAGGGTACATTTGCTTATATGGCCCCCGAGTATGCATTCAAGG GTCTTGTGAGTGTGAAGAGTGACATCTATAGTTTTGGAGTAGTGTTGCTGGAAACGTTAACAGGCCACAGGGCATTAGAATTTGACTTCGGTTTGGTAAAATGGGCAACTTCAGTCCTAGCAGACATAAGCGAGTTAAAGAAAATAATAGATCCATATCTTGGACAAAATTACCCTGTAGAAGGTGCTTTTGAATGCGTTGCACTTGCATTAACATGTGTAGCTGTGGATCCAAAGTATAGACCTTCCAGTGAAgaagtgttaatgaacttggaacGAATATATGTCATTAAAAGATAA
- the LOC111880621 gene encoding probable receptor-like protein kinase At5g38990: MEPQPSTLSSMESSQPCRIFEFHEILSATDNFDESLVIGHGGFGKVYKGNVFKGSSHVVAAIKRLDSMSSQGEAEFWAEIEMLCKFRHCNLVSLFGYCNHEKEMILVYEYMPNGTLEDHLHKLDTGLSWLQRLKICIGAARGLDYLHTGTGIELGVIHRDIKTSNILLHESWAAKISDFGLSKIGPTNQPATYVNTLVKGTFGYLDPNYFTTGKLTRKSDVYAFGVVLLEVLCRKRAVDRSLDEGLVTWAQDSIKNGNLKDIIDSDIRAQISTKCLKEFVRIAERCLLNSPKQRPTMAKVVVSLDSVLTLQEKANGSLQVAGKTMFGRMFDMFPFPSNRDNSGISNSC; encoded by the coding sequence ATGGAACCTCAGCCATCCACCTTGTCCTCCATGGAATCGTCACAACCATGCCGCATCTTTGAATTTCATGAGATTCTGTCAGCAACTGATAACTTTGACGAATCCTTAGTTATTGGGCATGGGGGATTTGGAAAAGTTTACAAGGGTAATGTTTTCAAAGGATCAAGTCATGTTGTTGCTGCCATTAAACGGTTGGATTCCATGTCCAGCCAGGGGGAAGCAGAGTTTTGGGCAGAAATTGAAATGCTATGCAAATTCCGTCACTGTAACCTTGTTTCTTTGTTTGGTTATTGTAATCATGAAAAAGAGATGATCCTGGTATATGAATACATGCCAAATGGAACACTGGAAGACCACCTCCATAAACTCGATACAGGTCTTTCATGGCTTCAGCGACTCAAGATCTGTATAGGCGCTGCTCGCGGTTTAGACTACCTTCACACAGGTACTGGGATTGAATTGGGTGTTATACATCGTGATATCAAGACCTCAAATATCTTGTTACATGAAAGCTGGGCTGCTAAAATTTCTGATTTCGGGTTGTCCAAGATAGGCCCAACAAATCAGCCGGCTACTTATGTCAACACACTTGTTAAAGGAACCTTTGGGTATCTCGATCCAAATTATTTCACAACTGGAAAGCTGACTAGGAAGTCTGACGTGTATGCTTTTGGGGTGGTATTGCTGGAAGTGTTGTGTCGGAAGCGTGCGGTGGATAGAAGTCTTGATGAGGGTTTAGTGACATGGGCTCAAGATTCAATCAAAAACGGCAATTTGAAAGATATAATTGATTCTGATATAAGGGCTCAGATATCTACAAAATGTTTGAAGGAGTTTGTTCGAATTGCAGAGAGATGTTTGCTCAACAGTCCAAAACAGCGCCCAACAATGGCTAAGGTTGTTGTCAGTCTTGATTCTGTACTGACTTTACAAGAGAAAGCCAATGGTTCCTTGCAGGTTGCGGGCAAAACAATGTTTGGAAGAATGTTTGATATGTTTCCCTTCCCTTCCAACAGAGATAACTCTGGTATTTCAAACTCATGTTGA